In Pongo abelii isolate AG06213 chromosome 22, NHGRI_mPonAbe1-v2.0_pri, whole genome shotgun sequence, the following are encoded in one genomic region:
- the RIPK4 gene encoding receptor-interacting serine/threonine-protein kinase 4 isoform X2 gives MGPGAAAHLRRGRVHGLGEGGLGRLRAGVQGAPCPLEDLAGHQVLAQPARRRQISDFGLAKCNGLSHSHDLSMDGLFGTIAYLPPERIREKSRLFDTKHDVYSFAIVIWGVLTQKKPFADEKNILHIMVKVVKGHRPELPPVCRARPRACSHLIRLMQRCWQGDPRVRPTFQEITSETEDLCEKPDDEVKETAHDLDVKSPPEPRSEVVPVSARLKRASAPTFDNDYSLSELLSQLDSGVSQAVEGPEELSRSSSESKLPSSGSGKRLSGVSSVDSAFSSRGSLSLSFEREPSTSDLGTTDVQKKKLVDAIVSGDTNKLMKILQPQDVDLALDSGASLLHLAVEAGQEECVKWLLLNNANPNLTNRRGSTPLHMAVERRVRGVVELLLARKISVNAKDEDQWTALHFAAQNGDESSTRLLLEKNASVNEVDFEGRTPMHVACQHGQENIVRILLRRGVDVSLQGKDAWLPLHYAAWQGHLPIVKLLAKQPGVSVNAQTLDGRTPLHLAAQRGHYRVARILIDLCSDVNVCSLLAQTPLHVAAETGHTSTARLLLHRGAGKEAVTSDGYTALHLAARNGHLATVKLLVEEKADVLARGPLNQTALHLAAAHGHSEVVEELVSADVIDLFDEQGLSALHLAAQGRHAQTVETLLRHGAHINLQSLKFQGGHGPAATLLRRSKT, from the exons ATTTCTGATTTTGGGCTGGCCAAGTGCAACGGGCTGTCGCACTCGCATGACCTCAGCATGGATGGCCTATTTGGCACGATCGCCTACCTCCCTCCAGAGCGCATCAGGGAGAAGAGCCGGCTCTTCGACACCAAGCACGATGTATACAG CTTTGCCATCGTCATCTGGGGCGTGCTCACACAGAAGAAGCCGTTTGCAG ATGAAAAGAACATCCTGCATATCATGGTGAAGGTGGTGAAGGGCCACCGCCCCGAGCTGCCGCCCGTGTGCAGAGCCCGGCCGCGTGCCTGCAGCCACCTGATACGCCTCATGCAGCGGTGCTGGCAGGGGGATCCGCGAGTTCGGCCCACCTTCCAAG AAATTACTTCTGAAACCGAGGACCTGTGTGAAAAGCCTGATGATGAAGTGAAAGAAACTGCTCATGATCTGGACGTGAAAAGCCCCCCGGAGCCCAGGAGCGAG GTGGTGCCCGTGTCTGCGAGGCTCAAGCGGGCCTCTGCCCCCACCTTCGATAACGACTACAGCCTCTCCGAGCTGCTCTCGCAGCTGGACTCTGGAGTTTCCCAGGCTGTCGAGGGCCCCGAGGAGCTCAGCCGCAGCTCCTCTGAGTCCAAGCTGCCATCGTCCGGCAGTGGGAAGAGGCTCTCTGGGGTGTCCTCGGTGGACTCCGCCTTCTCTTCCAGAGGCTCGCTGTCGCTGTCCTTTGAGCGGGAGCCTTCAACCAGCG ATCTGGGCACCACAGACGTCCAGAAGAAGAAGCTTGTGGATGCCATCGTGTCCGGGGACACCAACAAACTGATGAAGATCCTGCAGCCGCAGGACGTGGACCTGGCGCTGGACAGCGGTGCCAGCCTGCTGCACCTGGCGGTGGAGGCCGGGCAAGAGGAGTGCGTCAAGTGGCTGCTGCTCAACAATGCCAACCCCAACCTGACCAACCGTAGGGGCTCCACCCCGTTGCACATGGCCGTGGAGAGGAGGGTGCGGGGTGTCGTGGAGCTCCTGCTGGCACGAAAGATCAGTGTCAACGCCAAGGATGAGGACCAGTGGACGGCCCTCCACTTTGCAGCCCAGAACGGGGACGAGTCTAGCACGCGGCTGCTGTTGGAGAAGAACGCCTCGGTCAACGAGGTAGACTTTGAGGGTCGGACACCCATGCACGTGGCCTGCCAGCACGGGCAGGAGAATATCGTGCGCATCCTGCTGCGCCGAGGCGTGGACGTGAGCCTGCAGGGCAAGGATGCCTGGCTGCCGCTGCACTATGCCGCCTGGCAGGGTCACCTGCCCATCGTCAAGCTGCTGGCCAAGCAGCCGGGGGTGAGCGTGAATGCCCAGACGCTGGATGGGAGGACGCCATTGCACCTGGCCGCGCAGCGCGGGCACTACCGCGTGGCCCGCATCCTCATCGACCTGTGCTCTGACGTCAACGTCTGCAGCCTGCTGGCACAGACACCCCTGCACGTGGCCGCGGAGACGGGGCACACGAGCACTGCCAGGCTGCTCCTGCATCGGGGCGCTGGCAAGGAGGCCGTGACCTCAGACGGCTACACCGCCCTGCACCTGGCTGCCCGCAACGGACACCTGGCCACTGTCAAGCTGCTTGTCGAGGAGAAGGCCGATGTGCTGGCCCGGGGACCCCTGAACCAGACGGCGCTGCACCTGGCTGCCGCCCACGGGCACTCGGAGGTGGTGGAGGAGTTGGTCAGCGCCGATGTCATTGACCTGTTCGATGAGCAGGGGCTCAGCGCGCTGCACCTGGCCGCCCAGGGCCGGCACGCACAGACGGTGGAGACTCTGCTCAGGCATGGGGCCCACATCAACCTGCAGAGCCTCAAGTTCCAGGGCGGCCATGGCCCCGCAGCCACGCTCCTGCGGCGAAGCAAGACCTAG
- the RIPK4 gene encoding receptor-interacting serine/threonine-protein kinase 4 isoform X1, whose protein sequence is MEGDGGTPWALGLLRTFDAGEFTGWEKVGSGGFGQVYKVRHVHWKTWLAIKCSPSLHVDDRERMELLEEAKKMEMAKFRYILPVYGICREPVGLVMEYMETGSLEKLLASEPLPWDLRFRIIHETAVGMNFLHCMAPPLLHLDLKPANILLDAHYHVKISDFGLAKCNGLSHSHDLSMDGLFGTIAYLPPERIREKSRLFDTKHDVYSFAIVIWGVLTQKKPFADEKNILHIMVKVVKGHRPELPPVCRARPRACSHLIRLMQRCWQGDPRVRPTFQEITSETEDLCEKPDDEVKETAHDLDVKSPPEPRSEVVPVSARLKRASAPTFDNDYSLSELLSQLDSGVSQAVEGPEELSRSSSESKLPSSGSGKRLSGVSSVDSAFSSRGSLSLSFEREPSTSDLGTTDVQKKKLVDAIVSGDTNKLMKILQPQDVDLALDSGASLLHLAVEAGQEECVKWLLLNNANPNLTNRRGSTPLHMAVERRVRGVVELLLARKISVNAKDEDQWTALHFAAQNGDESSTRLLLEKNASVNEVDFEGRTPMHVACQHGQENIVRILLRRGVDVSLQGKDAWLPLHYAAWQGHLPIVKLLAKQPGVSVNAQTLDGRTPLHLAAQRGHYRVARILIDLCSDVNVCSLLAQTPLHVAAETGHTSTARLLLHRGAGKEAVTSDGYTALHLAARNGHLATVKLLVEEKADVLARGPLNQTALHLAAAHGHSEVVEELVSADVIDLFDEQGLSALHLAAQGRHAQTVETLLRHGAHINLQSLKFQGGHGPAATLLRRSKT, encoded by the exons GGAGCGCATGGAGCTTTTGGAAGAAGCCAAGAAGATGGAGATGGCCAAGTTTCGCTACATCCTGCCTGTGTACGGCATCTGCCGCGAACCTGTCGGCCTGGTCATGGAGTACATGGAGACGGGCTCCCTGGAAAAGCTGCTGGCCTCGGAGCCATTGCCGTGGGATCTCCGGTTCCGCATCATCCACGAGACGGCGGTGGGCATGAACTTCCTGCACTGCATGGCCCCGCCGCTCCTGCACCTGGACCTCAAGCCTGCGAACATCCTGCTGGATGCCCACTACCACGTCAAG ATTTCTGATTTTGGGCTGGCCAAGTGCAACGGGCTGTCGCACTCGCATGACCTCAGCATGGATGGCCTATTTGGCACGATCGCCTACCTCCCTCCAGAGCGCATCAGGGAGAAGAGCCGGCTCTTCGACACCAAGCACGATGTATACAG CTTTGCCATCGTCATCTGGGGCGTGCTCACACAGAAGAAGCCGTTTGCAG ATGAAAAGAACATCCTGCATATCATGGTGAAGGTGGTGAAGGGCCACCGCCCCGAGCTGCCGCCCGTGTGCAGAGCCCGGCCGCGTGCCTGCAGCCACCTGATACGCCTCATGCAGCGGTGCTGGCAGGGGGATCCGCGAGTTCGGCCCACCTTCCAAG AAATTACTTCTGAAACCGAGGACCTGTGTGAAAAGCCTGATGATGAAGTGAAAGAAACTGCTCATGATCTGGACGTGAAAAGCCCCCCGGAGCCCAGGAGCGAG GTGGTGCCCGTGTCTGCGAGGCTCAAGCGGGCCTCTGCCCCCACCTTCGATAACGACTACAGCCTCTCCGAGCTGCTCTCGCAGCTGGACTCTGGAGTTTCCCAGGCTGTCGAGGGCCCCGAGGAGCTCAGCCGCAGCTCCTCTGAGTCCAAGCTGCCATCGTCCGGCAGTGGGAAGAGGCTCTCTGGGGTGTCCTCGGTGGACTCCGCCTTCTCTTCCAGAGGCTCGCTGTCGCTGTCCTTTGAGCGGGAGCCTTCAACCAGCG ATCTGGGCACCACAGACGTCCAGAAGAAGAAGCTTGTGGATGCCATCGTGTCCGGGGACACCAACAAACTGATGAAGATCCTGCAGCCGCAGGACGTGGACCTGGCGCTGGACAGCGGTGCCAGCCTGCTGCACCTGGCGGTGGAGGCCGGGCAAGAGGAGTGCGTCAAGTGGCTGCTGCTCAACAATGCCAACCCCAACCTGACCAACCGTAGGGGCTCCACCCCGTTGCACATGGCCGTGGAGAGGAGGGTGCGGGGTGTCGTGGAGCTCCTGCTGGCACGAAAGATCAGTGTCAACGCCAAGGATGAGGACCAGTGGACGGCCCTCCACTTTGCAGCCCAGAACGGGGACGAGTCTAGCACGCGGCTGCTGTTGGAGAAGAACGCCTCGGTCAACGAGGTAGACTTTGAGGGTCGGACACCCATGCACGTGGCCTGCCAGCACGGGCAGGAGAATATCGTGCGCATCCTGCTGCGCCGAGGCGTGGACGTGAGCCTGCAGGGCAAGGATGCCTGGCTGCCGCTGCACTATGCCGCCTGGCAGGGTCACCTGCCCATCGTCAAGCTGCTGGCCAAGCAGCCGGGGGTGAGCGTGAATGCCCAGACGCTGGATGGGAGGACGCCATTGCACCTGGCCGCGCAGCGCGGGCACTACCGCGTGGCCCGCATCCTCATCGACCTGTGCTCTGACGTCAACGTCTGCAGCCTGCTGGCACAGACACCCCTGCACGTGGCCGCGGAGACGGGGCACACGAGCACTGCCAGGCTGCTCCTGCATCGGGGCGCTGGCAAGGAGGCCGTGACCTCAGACGGCTACACCGCCCTGCACCTGGCTGCCCGCAACGGACACCTGGCCACTGTCAAGCTGCTTGTCGAGGAGAAGGCCGATGTGCTGGCCCGGGGACCCCTGAACCAGACGGCGCTGCACCTGGCTGCCGCCCACGGGCACTCGGAGGTGGTGGAGGAGTTGGTCAGCGCCGATGTCATTGACCTGTTCGATGAGCAGGGGCTCAGCGCGCTGCACCTGGCCGCCCAGGGCCGGCACGCACAGACGGTGGAGACTCTGCTCAGGCATGGGGCCCACATCAACCTGCAGAGCCTCAAGTTCCAGGGCGGCCATGGCCCCGCAGCCACGCTCCTGCGGCGAAGCAAGACCTAG